A part of Gemmatimonas groenlandica genomic DNA contains:
- a CDS encoding ATP-binding protein — protein MLGTLACYRREVHVPTSAEKNAMALLVNTAALILDYRREIHARQATQEALLRNEQRFRSFVTATSQITWTTDAQGNVIEDSPSWRAFTGQTYKEWIQTGWLQALHPDDRQATFATWQASVATRSGFEAEYRVLHADGDYRWTAVRGVPVLAQDGSVREWVGTNTDITERKRAEGDLRRLAARLSEEDHRKTEFLATLAHELRNPLAPIQNGLELLRLAGNNPEIATKVRDMMQRQLSHLVHLVDDLLDVARINSGKVELRKEQVELRTIVTNAVESTLAVMEAAHHELDLSMADESLVVDADPVRLVQVLGNLLTNAAKYTPEHGRIKLSVDREGQHAVIAVRDNGIGIPPQALPSVFDMFTQVAAGAGRAQGGLGIGLSLVRRLVEMHGGTVTAASPGEGEGSTFTVRLPVVQQQQVDAPLSQDQVAPIGKTGSVLKVLVADDNVDAAESLATLLELGGHKTTVAHDGHDALRLVLQRQPDVAFLDIGMPELNGYEVARMVRQTSGTNQTVLVALTGWGAHHDQDQAREAGFDYHLTKPAGIEAIHALLEAVHSARAATS, from the coding sequence GTGCTCGGCACGCTGGCCTGCTACCGCCGCGAGGTCCATGTCCCCACATCGGCGGAGAAGAACGCGATGGCGCTGCTGGTCAATACCGCAGCGTTGATCTTGGACTATCGACGCGAGATCCACGCACGCCAGGCCACTCAGGAAGCGCTCCTGCGCAACGAACAGCGGTTCAGGTCCTTTGTGACCGCCACGTCCCAGATTACCTGGACCACAGACGCGCAGGGGAATGTCATCGAGGACTCTCCGTCGTGGCGAGCGTTTACAGGGCAGACTTATAAAGAATGGATCCAGACCGGATGGCTCCAGGCACTTCACCCTGACGATAGGCAAGCCACGTTTGCGACCTGGCAAGCCAGCGTGGCGACTCGCAGCGGGTTCGAGGCCGAGTATCGGGTTCTGCACGCCGACGGCGACTATCGTTGGACCGCGGTACGGGGGGTGCCCGTGCTGGCGCAGGATGGATCGGTCCGCGAGTGGGTGGGGACCAACACGGACATCACGGAGCGCAAGCGTGCAGAGGGCGACCTACGCAGGCTGGCAGCGCGACTGAGCGAAGAAGATCATCGCAAGACGGAGTTCCTGGCGACGCTGGCGCATGAGTTGCGCAACCCACTTGCACCTATTCAAAACGGACTGGAACTGCTGCGACTGGCCGGGAATAATCCGGAGATTGCAACCAAAGTGCGGGACATGATGCAGCGGCAGCTCAGCCACTTGGTGCACCTGGTCGACGATCTGCTTGACGTTGCTCGGATCAACAGCGGCAAAGTGGAGCTGCGCAAGGAGCAGGTGGAGCTCAGAACAATCGTGACTAACGCCGTCGAGTCGACACTGGCAGTCATGGAAGCCGCACATCACGAGCTGGACCTGAGCATGGCTGACGAGTCACTGGTGGTCGACGCCGACCCGGTGCGACTGGTGCAGGTGCTCGGGAACCTGCTGACAAACGCCGCGAAGTACACGCCGGAGCACGGGCGAATCAAGTTGTCGGTGGACCGCGAGGGACAGCATGCCGTCATCGCCGTGAGAGACAACGGCATCGGCATCCCGCCGCAGGCTTTGCCAAGCGTGTTCGACATGTTTACCCAGGTCGCCGCCGGCGCTGGCCGCGCGCAGGGTGGGCTGGGCATCGGCTTGTCGCTGGTTCGCCGCCTTGTCGAGATGCACGGCGGCACCGTAACGGCTGCAAGCCCGGGAGAAGGCGAGGGCAGCACCTTCACAGTGCGCCTGCCAGTCGTGCAGCAGCAACAAGTTGACGCCCCTCTAAGCCAGGATCAGGTGGCGCCGATCGGCAAGACCGGTTCAGTGCTCAAGGTGCTAGTGGCCGATGACAACGTCGACGCAGCGGAGAGCCTGGCGACTCTGTTGGAACTCGGTGGCCATAAGACAACCGTCGCTCATGACGGCCACGATGCCCTGCGCCTGGTGTTACAGCGTCAACCAGACGTGGCGTTCCTCGACATCGGCATGCCTGAGCTGAACGGCTATGAAGTGGCCCGGATGGTCCGGCAGACGTCAGGGACGAATCAGACTGTTTTGGTAGCGCTGACCGGGTGGGGAGCGCATCACGACCAAGACCAGGCACGCGAGGCAGGGTTCGACTACCACCTGACCAAGCCAGCCGGCATCGAAGCGATTCATGCGCTACTGGAAGCCGTACACTCCGCACGCGCCGCAACCTCTTAA
- a CDS encoding DUF3047 domain-containing protein — MTSPTGRYRDVCGLPRFTRRWRPMWLLTSGVCRTALGLLSAVGPISTTVHAEATTDRQAGLRPMASTAPIAGRRVPTPVTRDLLRLDLARVGDALPPGWRLEPVRGQRPPNTIVVDSGSMRYLRIAGQARAAFLGYALTPPISETSGALHWRWRVVRSPDGTDLRTRSGDDAAIRVFVVFRRTGWLNRTPRALFYTIGGAEPSSYQGRRSFTSPDLYVVRAGAAQDAREWVDVVVDPAADYRRSWGAEPPPIEGVGLMQDTDQTHLAAVADVQSLTWKPRP, encoded by the coding sequence GTGACGTCGCCAACCGGTCGGTACCGCGATGTGTGCGGACTGCCACGGTTCACGCGCCGGTGGCGTCCCATGTGGCTGCTCACGTCGGGAGTTTGCCGCACGGCGTTGGGGCTGCTGAGCGCGGTCGGCCCGATATCAACGACGGTGCATGCTGAAGCGACCACTGATCGCCAGGCCGGGCTCCGGCCGATGGCATCGACCGCACCGATCGCCGGCCGACGGGTTCCCACGCCCGTCACGCGGGACCTGTTGCGCCTGGACCTGGCGCGCGTAGGCGACGCGCTGCCTCCGGGTTGGCGACTCGAACCGGTTCGGGGGCAGCGCCCACCGAATACCATCGTGGTCGACTCGGGTTCGATGCGGTACCTGCGTATCGCCGGTCAGGCTCGCGCCGCGTTTCTTGGCTACGCCCTCACACCGCCGATCAGCGAGACCAGTGGTGCATTGCACTGGAGGTGGCGAGTCGTACGGTCGCCCGATGGGACCGACCTTCGTACGCGATCCGGCGATGACGCCGCGATCCGTGTCTTCGTGGTGTTCCGACGGACGGGCTGGCTCAACCGCACGCCGCGCGCGCTGTTTTACACCATCGGTGGCGCCGAACCGTCCTCGTACCAAGGGCGTCGCTCCTTCACCTCACCCGACTTGTACGTAGTGCGTGCGGGTGCCGCGCAGGACGCGCGGGAGTGGGTTGACGTCGTCGTCGACCCAGCGGCGGACTATCGGCGCTCGTGGGGCGCCGAACCACCGCCTATCGAAGGCGTCGGCTTGATGCAGGATACCGATCAGACGCACTTGGCCGCGGTGGCCGACGTACAATCCCTCACCTGGAAACCTCGACCATGA
- a CDS encoding DM13 domain-containing protein — translation MKRAHLHRWCLLAAATCIGSAVGCNGAVPPTAPDAVAVTPVEGPTGSGRTSAFVRTGYAVAGTATLVTENGVARLTFSSNFNIAQTPGPVVYLNTTNNANTGQPLRVGALQSRQGAQTYTFQVPPGVTYGWVLIWCDPFNVSMAHAPL, via the coding sequence ATGAAGCGTGCCCATCTCCATCGCTGGTGTTTACTTGCCGCGGCGACGTGTATCGGCTCCGCGGTCGGCTGCAACGGTGCGGTCCCGCCCACCGCACCGGACGCCGTGGCAGTGACCCCGGTCGAAGGGCCCACCGGATCCGGACGAACGTCGGCATTCGTGCGCACCGGCTACGCCGTGGCTGGTACGGCGACGCTCGTGACTGAGAACGGCGTCGCGCGGCTGACCTTCTCGAGCAACTTCAATATCGCGCAGACACCTGGCCCTGTCGTGTACCTGAATACGACCAACAACGCGAACACGGGACAGCCGTTGCGCGTTGGCGCCTTGCAAAGTCGCCAAGGCGCGCAGACATATACGTTCCAGGTGCCGCCGGGCGTGACCTATGGCTGGGTCCTGATCTGGTGCGACCCGTTCAACGTGTCGATGGCGCACGCGCCCTTGTAG
- a CDS encoding AI-2E family transporter: protein MSAHRGRQLANATTALIVVAVLAVLYSLYFARAFLVPIAFALLLDFLLSPLVRLLGKARIPTPAGAAIVVLTLVGSIGFGAYQLGGTAQRFLDEAPQGIARAQAQIGKLLRPLARVSANAEKVAAVAGAPAPGKQPAQVVVVGPSMATRLAGTTQRFLGALLQILMLLFFLLAGGDLFLEKTISLLPLLTDKKKAVRIARDIESSVSTYLIANLGLNIVEGAIVGVALWAIGLPNALLWSLIVVAMEFIPFVGAIIMVGLLSLASLASFTDLPHILMVPGVYLIANFVQGNVVSTMVLGKRLALNSVALFVGLAFWFWIWGLPGAFIGVPLMSVFKICCDHIDSLAPFGELLGARADPKRPLTPSETIAV from the coding sequence ATGAGCGCACACCGGGGCAGGCAACTCGCGAACGCCACGACGGCGCTCATCGTGGTGGCGGTACTCGCCGTGCTGTACAGCCTGTACTTCGCCCGGGCGTTTCTCGTGCCCATCGCGTTCGCGTTGCTGCTGGATTTTCTCCTGAGCCCGCTCGTGCGTCTGTTGGGCAAGGCGCGCATTCCAACGCCTGCTGGTGCGGCGATCGTCGTGTTGACGCTCGTGGGTTCGATCGGGTTCGGTGCCTATCAGCTCGGCGGCACTGCGCAACGCTTTCTCGACGAAGCGCCGCAGGGCATCGCCAGAGCACAGGCGCAGATCGGGAAGTTGCTGCGACCGCTGGCCCGCGTGTCGGCGAACGCGGAGAAGGTGGCAGCGGTGGCTGGCGCGCCAGCGCCCGGCAAGCAACCAGCGCAAGTCGTCGTGGTTGGTCCGTCCATGGCGACGCGCCTGGCGGGCACGACCCAGCGATTCCTCGGAGCGTTGCTGCAGATCCTCATGCTGCTGTTCTTTCTGCTCGCGGGCGGTGATCTCTTCCTCGAGAAAACCATCAGCCTTTTACCGTTGTTGACCGACAAGAAGAAAGCGGTCCGCATCGCGCGCGACATCGAATCGTCCGTGTCCACCTATCTCATCGCGAATCTCGGTCTCAACATCGTCGAGGGAGCGATCGTCGGCGTCGCGCTCTGGGCGATCGGACTCCCGAACGCGTTGCTCTGGTCACTCATCGTGGTCGCGATGGAATTCATTCCGTTCGTCGGCGCGATCATCATGGTGGGTTTGCTCTCGCTGGCGTCGCTCGCCTCATTCACCGACTTGCCGCACATCCTGATGGTGCCCGGTGTATACCTGATCGCGAATTTCGTTCAGGGCAATGTCGTGTCCACGATGGTCTTGGGGAAACGACTGGCGCTCAACTCTGTCGCACTCTTCGTGGGCCTCGCCTTCTGGTTCTGGATCTGGGGACTTCCCGGCGCATTCATTGGCGTGCCACTGATGTCCGTGTTCAAGATCTGCTGCGATCACATCGATTCTCTGGCGCCGTTCGGGGAACTGCTTGGCGCACGCGCCGATCCGAAGCGACCCCTGACGCCTTCCGAAACGATTGCCGTGTGA
- a CDS encoding serine/threonine-protein kinase, with translation MSLPSASREAFVHATYGDDATFRAELLALIACADTAPDFLRALATDVVHPAFGAATSEADSEVQRIVAERAIHPDTVAEAAAAQSPPAQSSAHASLVGRSVRHFEVRSLLGTGGMGVVYLARDTMLGRDVALKFLAPGQFTDAAARRRLIREAQAASALDDVHVCAVHAIEETDDGGLCLVMNYCRGGTLRDRVRAGPLPVADSIAIARQLASGLASAHRAGIVHRDLKPANVGFADGEVAKILDFGVVVRAGADDATFSAGSAAAAGTLPYMAPEVLRGAVADARADVWALGVILHEMLTGRRPFSGSSEAAVLYSIIDHEPAPIVREDGESIPLPLVNLIIDMLAKSPAERPANGAEVLSRLESLDGPSVQTTPRSNAHVPSIPMVRPSALQRFSRIAFGLAATAFIAFVVWTLGRSRTTSPITAPLEVARIVGPLPSIAVLPFAVRGGNELQYLREGMVDLLTPAFDATALVRGVDPNSSIGASRSIGAAAIDSATARTLAIQLGAQRYVVGSVVRAGEGLTVRATLHHADGRDVARAQVSVARFDRLFAGVESLVRQLLAAELQAPGDTVAGLAATMTASSQALRAYLDGERELRDARPASAVALFSRAIREDSLFALAWYRLARAARWSEVDSLQALAVRRAFDLSASLPLRLQQIVRGYHALRVGSPLEAERQFRQIVSDYPTDVDAWMLLGETLFENNQFLGRATTDATVPFRKVMTLDGRNREVTVYLMELAARAGHRGELDTLFQMYFSPNSAGEQPGIRRTYLALHARRMGLGDRAIDDPVSALIALRRAGSDPSDLRAARRFATVLVSPTNPSAMRVEGLFALATLDWSSGNTEAAGERWREAALIDADATLLHRALMMISPAVSVHPDSLRAVRRLLESTRAPATSMRELSREEHSSLRLYLVGMLGRQLGDTAGLARAQQQLSTLVGAGRLAKPLASALRGHLAMARGEPAQALAAFERSAVAIPSDIRALAPALGQQADRLARSDALRALGQTAAAGQWYASLRDGPGLWNSPYLATVAERLTVSGK, from the coding sequence ATGTCGCTCCCGTCAGCATCGCGTGAAGCATTCGTGCACGCGACCTACGGGGATGACGCAACGTTTCGGGCGGAACTGCTCGCGCTCATCGCATGCGCGGATACGGCGCCGGACTTTCTTCGCGCACTGGCGACGGACGTCGTGCATCCGGCGTTCGGGGCCGCGACCTCGGAAGCAGACAGCGAAGTGCAACGAATTGTCGCTGAGCGCGCGATACATCCGGACACGGTCGCCGAGGCCGCGGCAGCACAGTCACCACCGGCGCAATCAAGTGCACACGCGTCGCTCGTCGGCCGCAGCGTGCGTCACTTCGAAGTCCGTTCGCTGCTGGGGACTGGCGGCATGGGAGTCGTATATCTCGCGCGCGATACGATGCTGGGCCGCGATGTCGCGCTCAAGTTTCTTGCGCCTGGACAGTTCACGGACGCTGCTGCCCGACGACGTTTGATCCGCGAGGCGCAGGCCGCCTCGGCGCTCGACGACGTGCACGTCTGCGCGGTGCACGCCATCGAAGAAACGGACGACGGTGGCCTGTGTCTGGTGATGAACTACTGCCGCGGTGGAACGCTACGTGATCGTGTTCGCGCTGGGCCACTGCCAGTCGCCGACTCGATTGCGATCGCACGTCAGCTCGCGAGTGGATTGGCAAGTGCGCACCGTGCTGGCATCGTCCACCGCGATCTCAAACCGGCCAACGTTGGTTTTGCCGACGGAGAAGTCGCCAAGATTCTGGACTTCGGCGTCGTCGTACGCGCCGGTGCCGACGACGCGACCTTCAGCGCAGGCAGTGCAGCCGCCGCCGGTACACTGCCCTACATGGCACCGGAGGTGCTGCGCGGAGCCGTCGCCGACGCGCGTGCCGATGTCTGGGCGCTCGGCGTGATCCTGCATGAGATGCTCACTGGCCGGCGGCCGTTTTCCGGCAGCTCGGAAGCAGCAGTGCTCTATTCCATCATAGATCACGAGCCAGCGCCGATCGTGCGCGAAGATGGCGAAAGTATTCCCCTTCCGCTCGTTAACCTCATCATTGACATGCTCGCGAAGTCGCCAGCGGAGCGGCCGGCCAATGGTGCAGAGGTGCTGTCGCGACTCGAGTCACTCGACGGCCCGTCGGTGCAAACCACGCCGCGCTCGAACGCCCACGTACCGTCGATACCGATGGTCCGGCCGTCCGCATTGCAGCGTTTCTCGCGCATCGCATTCGGCCTCGCGGCAACAGCATTCATCGCGTTCGTGGTGTGGACGCTCGGCCGCAGTCGCACGACGAGCCCGATCACCGCTCCACTCGAAGTCGCCCGAATCGTCGGTCCCCTTCCGTCCATCGCCGTCCTGCCATTCGCCGTGCGCGGTGGCAACGAGCTGCAATACCTGCGCGAAGGCATGGTGGACTTGTTGACGCCGGCCTTTGACGCGACCGCGCTTGTTCGGGGCGTCGACCCCAACTCGAGTATCGGCGCGAGTCGCAGCATCGGTGCGGCGGCCATTGACTCGGCGACCGCTCGCACGCTCGCGATTCAACTGGGCGCGCAGCGATACGTCGTCGGCAGTGTGGTACGCGCCGGCGAAGGGCTCACCGTTCGCGCCACGCTGCACCACGCCGACGGCCGCGACGTTGCACGCGCACAGGTCAGTGTCGCGCGGTTCGATCGTCTGTTTGCTGGAGTGGAGTCACTCGTGCGACAATTGCTCGCCGCCGAGTTGCAGGCACCGGGTGATACCGTCGCCGGGTTGGCGGCTACGATGACCGCCTCGAGCCAGGCCCTGCGCGCCTATCTCGATGGCGAGCGCGAGTTGCGCGATGCCCGCCCGGCATCGGCCGTCGCCTTGTTCTCGCGCGCAATCCGCGAAGATTCGCTCTTCGCCTTGGCGTGGTATCGGCTCGCGCGGGCGGCACGATGGAGTGAGGTGGATTCGTTGCAAGCGCTCGCGGTCCGGCGGGCGTTCGATCTTTCGGCATCATTGCCGCTGCGATTGCAACAGATCGTGCGTGGGTATCACGCGCTCAGGGTTGGCAGTCCCCTGGAAGCGGAACGGCAGTTTCGACAAATCGTGTCTGACTACCCTACCGATGTCGATGCGTGGATGCTGCTTGGCGAGACTCTCTTCGAGAACAACCAGTTTCTCGGACGCGCGACGACCGATGCCACCGTCCCGTTCCGGAAAGTGATGACGTTGGACGGACGCAATCGCGAAGTGACGGTGTATCTCATGGAGCTCGCGGCTCGCGCAGGCCATCGTGGGGAGCTGGATACGCTGTTTCAGATGTATTTCAGCCCCAATAGCGCCGGCGAACAGCCCGGGATCCGCCGAACATACCTCGCGCTGCATGCACGGCGGATGGGACTGGGTGACCGCGCCATCGATGATCCGGTGAGTGCGCTGATCGCGCTGCGACGCGCGGGCTCGGATCCAAGCGACCTGCGCGCCGCGCGACGATTCGCCACCGTTCTGGTGTCGCCGACGAATCCGTCGGCCATGCGCGTGGAAGGACTGTTTGCGCTTGCCACGCTCGATTGGAGTAGTGGCAATACCGAGGCGGCCGGTGAACGCTGGCGTGAGGCCGCCCTGATTGATGCGGACGCAACGCTGCTACATCGCGCGCTGATGATGATTTCACCGGCGGTCAGCGTGCATCCGGATTCTTTGCGGGCGGTTCGCCGCCTGCTCGAGAGTACGCGTGCGCCCGCCACCTCGATGCGCGAGCTTTCCCGCGAGGAACACTCATCGCTGCGGCTCTATCTGGTCGGGATGCTCGGCCGACAACTCGGCGACACCGCGGGACTCGCGCGGGCGCAGCAGCAACTGTCGACGCTGGTTGGTGCGGGCCGCCTGGCGAAGCCGCTTGCCTCCGCACTGCGCGGTCACCTGGCCATGGCACGGGGCGAGCCTGCGCAGGCGCTCGCGGCCTTCGAACGCAGCGCGGTGGCCATTCCCTCCGACATACGAGCGCTTGCTCCCGCGCTTGGTCAGCAGGCCGATCGGCTCGCGCGCTCCGACGCGCTGCGCGCGCTTGGCCAGACGGCGGCGGCCGGGCAGTGGTATGCATCGCTTCGCGATGGCCCCGGTTTGTGGAACAGTCCATACCTCGCGACCGTCGCCGAACGCCTCACGGTTTCCGGCAAATGA
- a CDS encoding spondin domain-containing protein: protein MIRIRTFLAGSLALSLALAAPASAQQQQVTVTVRNLAPTNSISFAPTHLGFHRGVFDAFNDGQTPGAGIISVAEGGAGDVWQSDFALADPTAVRGTIGMALLPGQSRSQSFLVNSALNPFFSFASMVVPSNDFFVGNDNPQAFRLFDAMGNLLINRITQTSSQIWDAGSEAFSIAGAAFLVNGVNAVRTPQNGVVSFNFAELAGFNGEQTAANYAFDSQLTANQAVYQIDFVSSTVPEPSTVVLLASGLMTMALVVRRRRVRG, encoded by the coding sequence ATGATTCGCATCCGAACTTTCCTCGCTGGTTCCCTGGCACTGTCCCTCGCCTTGGCCGCGCCGGCGAGCGCGCAACAGCAACAGGTCACCGTGACCGTGCGCAACCTCGCGCCGACCAACAGCATCAGCTTCGCACCAACGCATCTCGGCTTTCACCGCGGAGTGTTCGATGCCTTCAACGACGGTCAGACACCCGGAGCCGGGATCATCTCCGTCGCCGAAGGCGGCGCAGGAGATGTGTGGCAGAGCGACTTTGCCCTCGCCGACCCCACCGCCGTGCGCGGCACGATCGGCATGGCGCTCCTGCCAGGGCAATCGCGCAGCCAGAGCTTTCTGGTCAATTCCGCGCTGAATCCGTTCTTCTCGTTTGCGTCGATGGTCGTGCCAAGCAACGACTTCTTCGTCGGCAATGACAACCCGCAGGCGTTCCGCCTGTTCGACGCGATGGGCAACCTGCTGATCAATCGCATTACTCAGACGTCAAGTCAGATCTGGGACGCAGGATCGGAGGCGTTCAGCATTGCCGGCGCCGCGTTTCTCGTCAACGGCGTGAATGCGGTGCGCACGCCGCAAAACGGCGTGGTCTCGTTCAACTTCGCTGAACTGGCGGGGTTCAACGGGGAGCAGACCGCGGCGAACTATGCGTTCGACAGTCAGCTCACGGCCAACCAAGCGGTGTATCAGATCGATTTTGTATCGAGCACCGTACCGGAGCCCAGCACGGTCGTCTTGCTCGCCTCAGGGTTGATGACCATGGCGCTTGTTGTCCGGCGGAGGCGCGTGCGCGGTTGA
- a CDS encoding lactonase family protein, which yields MTRTLAALSLLALAACSDTAPTALTPTATAAFNSSGGQSAGAVYTSTNDAVANEVIVFQRSADGRLSQRSDVPTGGTGSGASNLGSQGSVTLAENGRWLLVTNAGSNDVSVFRVDGTTLTLTDREPSGGTFPVSVAIRGSVVYVLNAGMPNNVQGFTLSQDGTLSPLAGATQPLSAAMTGPAQVAVDPQGTRLVVTEKGTNRISTYPLSGNGQIGNRVSSPSASPTPFGFAFDNRGRLVVSEAVGGAPNGSVLSTYAIANDGTLQVISASVPTLQTAACWVVITNNGRLVFTTNTGSGSVSGFERSPDNSLSLLASVAANTGAGSSPIDMALSRNSQYAYILSPGNNTLRPYTVNANGTLSGLGPVNGIPSSAYGLAAQ from the coding sequence ATGACCCGAACTCTCGCCGCGTTGAGCCTGCTCGCGCTCGCCGCTTGCTCCGACACCGCGCCAACCGCGCTTACGCCGACCGCCACCGCCGCTTTCAACAGCAGCGGCGGCCAGTCGGCAGGGGCGGTCTACACATCCACCAATGACGCGGTCGCCAACGAAGTGATCGTGTTCCAGCGCAGCGCCGATGGACGCCTGAGCCAGCGCTCCGATGTACCAACGGGCGGCACCGGAAGTGGCGCCAGTAATCTGGGATCGCAGGGATCCGTGACGCTGGCAGAGAACGGGCGCTGGCTGCTCGTCACGAATGCCGGAAGCAACGATGTCAGCGTCTTCCGCGTCGACGGCACGACACTCACGCTGACCGATCGCGAACCATCAGGCGGCACCTTCCCAGTGAGCGTCGCGATTCGGGGATCCGTTGTGTACGTACTGAACGCCGGCATGCCAAACAACGTGCAGGGCTTCACCCTGTCGCAGGACGGTACGCTGAGTCCATTGGCCGGCGCCACACAACCGCTCAGCGCCGCGATGACGGGACCGGCGCAGGTCGCCGTCGATCCGCAAGGCACCCGGCTTGTGGTCACGGAGAAGGGAACGAACCGCATCTCGACTTACCCCCTGTCGGGTAACGGGCAGATCGGTAACCGTGTCTCGTCGCCATCGGCAAGTCCAACGCCGTTTGGCTTCGCGTTCGACAACCGCGGTCGTCTTGTGGTGTCCGAAGCAGTCGGCGGCGCGCCGAATGGGTCTGTGCTGTCCACATACGCGATAGCCAACGACGGAACGCTACAGGTGATCAGCGCGTCCGTGCCGACGCTGCAAACGGCGGCATGCTGGGTGGTGATCACAAACAACGGCCGCTTGGTATTCACCACCAACACCGGTAGCGGCTCGGTGTCAGGTTTCGAACGCAGCCCGGACAACAGTTTGTCGCTGCTCGCGTCGGTGGCCGCCAACACGGGAGCCGGTAGCAGTCCGATCGACATGGCACTGAGCCGCAATAGCCAGTACGCCTACATTCTCTCTCCCGGAAATAACACCCTGCGCCCGTATACCGTGAACGCCAACGGAACGCTCAGTGGACTGGGCCCGGTGAATGGCATTCCGAGCAGCGCGTACGGACTCGCGGCGCAGTAG
- a CDS encoding PAS domain-containing protein, translated as MPLTTDLLFESSPDCAKVLDLQGNLVSMNRNGQCLMEVDDLSQMCGLAWTTLWPGESRQQIESALEQARQGDLGQFTAFCPTSKGVPKFWDVCVSPIHGTDRQLQGFLAVSRDVTELQELLRAREQAVILADAQKLAMEQAVSGASLEQVLGTVVRAAEAHSQEAMLVSVLLAHDGHLRHGAAPSLPQAYSAAIDGMATGPNAGSCGTAAHFNQEVIVSDIATDPLWQDYKELALSHGLRS; from the coding sequence GTGCCGCTGACCACTGATTTGCTCTTCGAGAGCAGCCCGGACTGCGCGAAGGTACTCGATCTTCAGGGCAATCTCGTGTCGATGAACCGGAACGGCCAGTGCTTGATGGAGGTCGATGACCTGAGCCAGATGTGTGGACTGGCATGGACGACCTTGTGGCCAGGGGAGTCGCGCCAACAGATCGAATCGGCGCTGGAGCAGGCGCGCCAAGGCGATCTGGGACAGTTCACTGCCTTCTGCCCAACATCGAAAGGCGTGCCGAAATTCTGGGACGTTTGTGTGTCGCCAATCCATGGGACCGATAGGCAACTACAGGGCTTCCTGGCTGTGTCGCGCGACGTGACTGAGTTGCAAGAGCTACTGCGCGCCCGAGAGCAGGCCGTAATCCTCGCCGACGCGCAGAAGCTCGCCATGGAGCAAGCGGTGTCCGGAGCATCGCTGGAGCAGGTGCTCGGCACCGTGGTGCGGGCTGCCGAGGCGCACTCTCAGGAAGCCATGTTGGTCTCGGTTCTGCTGGCGCACGATGGTCATCTGCGGCATGGCGCGGCTCCATCGCTTCCACAGGCATATTCCGCAGCCATTGACGGGATGGCGACCGGCCCGAACGCCGGCTCGTGCGGAACTGCGGCACACTTCAACCAAGAAGTCATCGTCTCTGACATCGCCACGGACCCCTTGTGGCAGGATTACAAGGAACTGGCTCTCTCGCACGGGTTGCGCTCATAG
- a CDS encoding ECF-type sigma factor → MDTQDTDEPVTALLRRWAGGDAPAGERLFARIYDELRDVARRQRRRWDGDETLNTTALVHEVYLRMNGAAVLDVQDRAHFYAVAARASRQILSNYARRARAQKRGRSQDMQHLEAVSAVPAIETQDEISLDRLWALELALQQLQRTFPRPCRVIECRYFAGLSIPETALALNISEATVKRDWALAQAWLHRELKEHAPGND, encoded by the coding sequence ATGGACACGCAGGACACAGATGAGCCGGTGACAGCGCTGCTCCGGCGGTGGGCAGGGGGCGATGCTCCCGCCGGGGAGCGCCTCTTCGCGCGCATCTACGATGAATTGCGGGATGTGGCCCGACGTCAACGTCGACGCTGGGATGGAGACGAGACACTGAACACCACGGCGCTCGTTCATGAGGTGTACCTGCGCATGAACGGCGCCGCTGTGCTCGACGTACAGGATCGCGCTCACTTCTACGCGGTGGCGGCGCGCGCATCCCGACAGATTCTCAGCAACTACGCGCGTCGCGCGCGTGCGCAGAAACGGGGGCGCAGCCAAGATATGCAGCATCTGGAAGCGGTGAGCGCGGTGCCGGCAATCGAGACGCAGGATGAGATCTCGCTCGACCGACTCTGGGCACTCGAGTTGGCACTGCAACAACTCCAGCGCACGTTTCCGCGACCGTGTCGTGTCATTGAATGCCGGTATTTCGCTGGCTTGTCCATTCCGGAGACCGCGCTCGCGTTGAACATCTCAGAAGCCACGGTGAAGCGCGACTGGGCACTCGCACAGGCGTGGCTCCACCGTGAATTGAAAGAGCACGCGCCGGGCAATGACTGA